From the Lathyrus oleraceus cultivar Zhongwan6 chromosome 4, CAAS_Psat_ZW6_1.0, whole genome shotgun sequence genome, one window contains:
- the LOC127137964 gene encoding uncharacterized protein LOC127137964: MDYMNRIFRSYLDQFVVVFIDDILIYSKNEVEHEEHLRIVLHILNDRQLYAKFSKCEFWLKEVQFLGHVISKEGIAVDMSKVEAVTKWEIPKNVGELRSFLGQPGYYRRFIEGFSNITFPMTQLTRKGKANVVEDALSRKTLHGSAMMLKEEELINQFVDLNLGVHHSEGSMFIGTIVVSNEYLKWIKAEQQLDDQLMNIKETINDGQNGDFNIRTDGILRFGERLCIPQNQDIQKLILEEGHKSKMSFHPGATKMYRDLKKMFWWFGMKKDIAELTKSAHFIPINQTFSLERLAQIYVKEIVRSHGIPTSIVSDRDPKFTSKFWRQLHLELGTKLRLSSTYHPQTDGQSERTIQSLEGLLRACTLEHKGSWDEFLPLAEFTYNNRLHSSIGMAPYEALYGRRCRTPLCLYEVGENKILGSEFVQQTTDQVKLIREKMKDPQDRQKSYNDKRRRPLEFEAGDHVFIRVTPRARIA, translated from the exons ATGGATTACATGAATAGGATCTTTAGGTCGTACTTAGATCAATTTGTTGTAGTTTTCATCGATGACATTTTGATTTATTCCAAGAATGAGGTAGAGCATGAAGAACATTTGAGAATTGTGCTACATATATTAAATGACCGCCAATTGTACGCGAAATTCTCgaaatgtgaattttggttgaaGGAGGTACAATTTCTTGGTCATGTTATCAGTAAAGAAGGTATTGCAGTAGATATGAGTAAAGTCGAAGCAGTAACAAAATGGGAAATTCCAAAGAATGTTGGTGAGcttcgaagttttcttggacaaCCTGGATATTATCGGAGGTTCATTGAAGGATTCTCAAATATCACTTTTCCTATGACTCAGTTAACAAGGAAGG GAAAGGCCAATGTTGTAGAAGACGCCTTGAGTCGAAAGACACTTCATGGATCTGCAATGATGTTGAAGGAAGAAGAGTTGATTAACCAATTCGTGGATTTAAACTTAGGAGTACATCACAGTGAAGGAAGTATGTTCATAGGCACTATTGTCGTGTCTAATGAATATCTAAAATGGATCAAAGCTGAACAACAACTTGATGACCAATTAATGAATATAAAGGAAACTATCAATGATGGTCAAAATGGGGATTTTAACATAAGGACTGATGGAATCCTGAGGTTTGGAGAAAGGTTGTGTATACCTCAAAACCAGGATATTCAAAAGTTGATCTTGGAAGAAGGCCACAAAAGTAAGATGAGTTTTCATCCAGGAGCCACAAAGATGTATCGAGATTTGAAGAAAATGTTTTGGTGGTTTGGAATGAAGAAGGATATAGCAGA GTTGACAAAGAGTGCACATTTCATTCCCATCAATCAAACGTTTAGCTTAGAGAGACTAGCTCAGATATATGTAAAGGAAATTGTTAGATCACATGGGATACCTACAAGTATAGTCAGTGATAGAGATCCCAAATTCACATCAAAGTTTTGGCGTCAGTTGCATTTAGAGCTAGGAACCAAACTAAGGTTAAGTTCAACTTATCATCCCCAAACAGATGGCCAGTCAGAAAGGACAATTCAATCGTTAGAGGGTCTGCTAAGAGCTTGTACTCTTGAACACAAAGGAAGTTGGGATGAGTTCTTACCATTGGCTGAGTTTACTTACAACAATAGATTGCACTCAAGTATtggtatggctccatatgaagcattgtatggaCGAAGGTGTCGAACACCTTTATGTTTGTATGAAGTTGGAGAAAATAAAATATTGGGTTCAGAATTTGTGCAACAAACAACAGACCAGGTTAAGCTTATTAGAGAAAAAATGAAAGATCCACAGGATCGTCAAAAGAGTTATAATGATAAAAGGAGAAGACCTTTGGAATTTGAGGCAGGAGATCACGTGTTCATTAGGGTAACTCCTAGAGCGAGAATTGCATGA